In the Arthrobacter sp. CDRTa11 genome, ACCTGCGTGGGAGTGGTGTCCAAGGCCGGCAGCCGGGTGGCCTTCGCCGAGGGAACAGTGACCGATGGCAGCGGCAAACTGGTGGCTACCGCCAGCGGATCCCTGCTCGTTTTCCCCCTCGGCTGACAAGCGTTGGTTAGGTGGGCTGCAGCTGGGCCAGACGCGTGGCAAGGTGCAAGGCGGCCAGCCGGCCGGTGCCGCGGGGGTCTCCGCCGCACAGCGAAAAGATCCGTTGCAGGCGCTGATGCAACGACTGCCGCTCCACGTGCAGTTCACGGGCGGCCTGTGCCGTGTTGCAGCCGGAATCCAGCCAGACCCTCAGGGTTTCAACCAGCTGGGAGTGGCGTTGGGCATCGTGGTCAAGGACCGCCGCCAGCTGCTGGTGCACAAAGTCCCGTCGCAGCGCCTCATCGAGGGAGTGGACGGCAAGCCGCTCGACGGCGAACGCCTGGGAATCCAGGACAGCGGCGCCCCGCCCCGGTCGGGAAGAGTCCGTACCCTCCGCGAGTTCAAGCGTAAGCCGGGCTTCAGTCAGGGACCACGGGGCCAACGATATGCCGGAAGCAATGGGGCCCACGGCGCTGACGGTCCCTTCTGGTACCGCCAGCGACTGCAGTCCGGCCACGATTTTTTGCCTGTCGTCCTGTGGATTGTCGGAGCGAAGGACGGCCAGTGCCAGAAGCTCTGCATTGTCCGCATAACTCGCGCTCTGACGGCCCACCCTGTCCAGCAGGTGCTCCACGGCTGTCCGAAGCTGCTTTGAGCCGGGGGAGCGGACCACCACTGCAACCAGCTGCGCCGACACCGGGATGCCGGCAGCCGGAGCGAGCTGTTGAAGCCTCCAGTTTTGAGTGCCGGAATCGATGGCGCGGATCAACGCCCCGCCGGCCATTTCCTTTAAGCCGGGCGGCATTCGCTGCAACAGGGCGAGGGCAAGGATGTCCACTGACCGGTTCCCGGCAATCCGCGCCAGGTTAACATCAGCGTCGGCGGGAACGTCCAGGGTGAGGCGGGCGGACGGTATGCCACGTACCGGCACGTCAATGTGGATGATGTTGGCGTGGTCTCCGCCTGGCACGTCCGATGGGGCAGCCTCAGGATACTCACCCCGCTCGGCCGGCAAGGCGCTGGCCAGGGTGGTTCCCGCCGTTGAGGTAAGGACCACCTCCGAACCGGTGGCAGCAGCGAGGACAGCAAGGATCCGGTCGAGGC is a window encoding:
- a CDS encoding PucR family transcriptional regulator, whose translation is MPVRLQDVLQHATLLAADPVVRAAAAVVPDTQLRWIHSSEVLDIAPLLGGGELLLTGGQALALATDERRTGYIRELAERGVAALAIETGRELPSIPSSMVSAAENAGLPLIELRKVVPFVGVMEAINSMLVSESAAQLQQADQASHAMAVELAHGGSLDRILAVLAAATGSEVVLTSTAGTTLASALPAERGEYPEAAPSDVPGGDHANIIHIDVPVRGIPSARLTLDVPADADVNLARIAGNRSVDILALALLQRMPPGLKEMAGGALIRAIDSGTQNWRLQQLAPAAGIPVSAQLVAVVVRSPGSKQLRTAVEHLLDRVGRQSASYADNAELLALAVLRSDNPQDDRQKIVAGLQSLAVPEGTVSAVGPIASGISLAPWSLTEARLTLELAEGTDSSRPGRGAAVLDSQAFAVERLAVHSLDEALRRDFVHQQLAAVLDHDAQRHSQLVETLRVWLDSGCNTAQAARELHVERQSLHQRLQRIFSLCGGDPRGTGRLAALHLATRLAQLQPT